A region of Arabidopsis thaliana chromosome 5, partial sequence DNA encodes the following proteins:
- a CDS encoding Auxin efflux carrier family protein → MGFLELLEVASMPIVQVLLISVLGAFLATDYCSLLSADTRRSVNKLVFVVFTPCIMFANLAETVTLQDIISWWFMPINVGITFLVGGILGWLVVKLLNPKPQLHGLIIATCASGNMGNLMLILVPAICDEEGSPFGNRSVCRSIGLSYASFSMALGGFYIWTYSYQLVRSSATQFRALEAAGLVKSPNKDIDSDPHALLLKPHQNQDLEIQGKQKVSTRTYIKDLLHQILEELFAPPTIGAILGFVFGATNWLRNLIIGENAPLRVIQDSVKLLGEGTIPCITLILGGNLIQGLRSSAVKKSVIVGVIIVRYILLPVVGVGVVQLAGNLGYLPPDPLFRYVLMLQFALPPAMNISNYSSHPPSLHC, encoded by the exons ATGGGTTTCTTAGAGTTGTTGGAGGTGGCTTCAATGCCAATCGTTCAAGTTCTTCTTATCAGCGTCCTTGGCGCTTTCTTGGCAACCGATTActgctctcttctctctgctGACACCCGAAGATCCGTGAACAAG CTCGTCTTCGTGGTATTCACCCCCTGCATCATGTTTGCCAACCTTGCCGAGACTGTCACATTGCAGGACATTATTTCATG GTGGTTTATGCCCATAAATGTTGGAATCACCTTTCTAGTAGGAGGCATTCTTGGATGGTTGGTGGTCAAGCTACTGAACCCCAAACCTCAACTTCATGGCCTCATAATTGCTACTTGTGCCTCAG GCAATATGGGGAACCTTATGCTTATACTGGTCCCTGCCATCTGTGACGAGGAAGGCAGTCCTTTTGGGAATCGTAGTGTCTGCAGATCCATTGGGCTCTCCTACGCATCTTTCTCTATGGCC CTCGGGGGTTTCTACATATGGACGTACAGTTACCAACTGGTAAGAAGCTCTGCTACACAGTTTAGAGCTCTTGAAGCCGCCGGGTTGGTCAAGTCTCCCAACAAGGACATCGACTCTGATCCCCACGCTCTTCTCCTCAAGCCGCACCAAAACCAAGACCTTGAAATCCAAGGCAAACAAAAAGTGTCTACCAGGACATACATCAAGGACTTGCTCCATCAGATTCTTGAGGAACTCTTCGCACCACCCACCATTGGTGCC ATTCTTGGCTTCGTCTTCGGAGCAACCAATTGGCTAAGGAATCTTATAATTGGGGAGAATGCCCCGTTGCGAGTGATCCAAGACTCAGTAAAGCTACTTGG GGAGGGCACAATTCCTTGCATCACACTCATACTGGGGGGAAACCTGATTCAGGGTCTGCGTTCATCAGCTGTGAAGAAATCAGTGATTGTGGGAGTGATAATTGTGCGCTATATCCTCCTTCCCGTGGTGGGAGTCGGGGTGGTCCAATTAGCAGGAAATCTAGGCTATCTTCCTCCAGACCCTCTCTTTCGATACGTTCTCATGCTTCAGTTCGCACTACCGCCTGCCATGAATATTAGTAATTACTCAAGCCATCCCCCTTCACTTCATTGTTAG
- a CDS encoding Auxin efflux carrier family protein (Auxin efflux carrier family protein; FUNCTIONS IN: auxin:hydrogen symporter activity; INVOLVED IN: auxin polar transport, transmembrane transport; LOCATED IN: endomembrane system, integral to membrane; CONTAINS InterPro DOMAIN/s: Auxin efflux carrier (InterPro:IPR004776); BEST Arabidopsis thaliana protein match is: Auxin efflux carrier family protein (TAIR:AT2G17500.4); Has 1807 Blast hits to 1807 proteins in 277 species: Archae - 0; Bacteria - 0; Metazoa - 736; Fungi - 347; Plants - 385; Viruses - 0; Other Eukaryotes - 339 (source: NCBI BLink).) has translation MGFLELLEVASMPIVQVLLISVLGAFLATDYCSLLSADTRRSVNKLVFVVFTPCIMFANLAETVTLQDIISWWFMPINVGITFLVGGILGWLVVKLLNPKPQLHGLIIATCASGNMGNLMLILVPAICDEEGSPFGNRSVCRSIGLSYASFSMALGGFYIWTYSYQLVRSSATQFRALEAAGLVKSPNKDIDSDPHALLLKPHQNQDLEIQGKQKVSTRTYIKDLLHQILEELFAPPTIGAILGFVFGATNWLRNLIIGENAPLRVIQDSVKLLGEGTIPCITLILGGNLIQGLRSSAVKKSVIVGVIIVRYILLPVVGVGVVQLAGNLGYLPPDPLFRYVLMLQFALPPAMNISTMAQLFDVAQDECSVIFLWTYLVASLALTVWSTIFLSILS, from the exons ATGGGTTTCTTAGAGTTGTTGGAGGTGGCTTCAATGCCAATCGTTCAAGTTCTTCTTATCAGCGTCCTTGGCGCTTTCTTGGCAACCGATTActgctctcttctctctgctGACACCCGAAGATCCGTGAACAAG CTCGTCTTCGTGGTATTCACCCCCTGCATCATGTTTGCCAACCTTGCCGAGACTGTCACATTGCAGGACATTATTTCATG GTGGTTTATGCCCATAAATGTTGGAATCACCTTTCTAGTAGGAGGCATTCTTGGATGGTTGGTGGTCAAGCTACTGAACCCCAAACCTCAACTTCATGGCCTCATAATTGCTACTTGTGCCTCAG GCAATATGGGGAACCTTATGCTTATACTGGTCCCTGCCATCTGTGACGAGGAAGGCAGTCCTTTTGGGAATCGTAGTGTCTGCAGATCCATTGGGCTCTCCTACGCATCTTTCTCTATGGCC CTCGGGGGTTTCTACATATGGACGTACAGTTACCAACTGGTAAGAAGCTCTGCTACACAGTTTAGAGCTCTTGAAGCCGCCGGGTTGGTCAAGTCTCCCAACAAGGACATCGACTCTGATCCCCACGCTCTTCTCCTCAAGCCGCACCAAAACCAAGACCTTGAAATCCAAGGCAAACAAAAAGTGTCTACCAGGACATACATCAAGGACTTGCTCCATCAGATTCTTGAGGAACTCTTCGCACCACCCACCATTGGTGCC ATTCTTGGCTTCGTCTTCGGAGCAACCAATTGGCTAAGGAATCTTATAATTGGGGAGAATGCCCCGTTGCGAGTGATCCAAGACTCAGTAAAGCTACTTGG GGAGGGCACAATTCCTTGCATCACACTCATACTGGGGGGAAACCTGATTCAGGGTCTGCGTTCATCAGCTGTGAAGAAATCAGTGATTGTGGGAGTGATAATTGTGCGCTATATCCTCCTTCCCGTGGTGGGAGTCGGGGTGGTCCAATTAGCAGGAAATCTAGGCTATCTTCCTCCAGACCCTCTCTTTCGATACGTTCTCATGCTTCAGTTCGCACTACCGCCTGCCATGAATATTA GCACAATGGCACAACTGTTCGACGTGGCTCAAGATGAGTGCTCGGTCATCTTCTTGTGGACCTACCTGGTTGCATCTTTAGCCCTCACCGTCTGGTCAACCATCTTCCTCTCCATCCTCTCCTGA
- a CDS encoding Transmembrane amino acid transporter family protein (Transmembrane amino acid transporter family protein; CONTAINS InterPro DOMAIN/s: Amino acid transporter, transmembrane (InterPro:IPR013057); BEST Arabidopsis thaliana protein match is: Transmembrane amino acid transporter family protein (TAIR:AT2G42005.1); Has 1807 Blast hits to 1807 proteins in 277 species: Archae - 0; Bacteria - 0; Metazoa - 736; Fungi - 347; Plants - 385; Viruses - 0; Other Eukaryotes - 339 (source: NCBI BLink).) yields MRYDQEAGSSSHSLPSGSSSHSLPPTEDTPLLGPRTLSSQPKTFANVFIAIVGAGVLGLPYTFKKTGWLLGLLTLLFVSSLTFFCMMLLVHTRRKLESLSGFNSITSFGDLGESVCGPAGRLVVDVMLVLSQSGFCVSYLIFVATTMANLLSRGTEHILGLDAASIYLWGCFPFQLGLNSIPSLTHLAPLSIFADIVDVAATLVVMVQDVFIFLKRRPPLRVFGGVSVFFYGLGVAVYAFEGIGMVLPLELEAKYKDKFGRALGLAMGLISIMYGAFGLLGYMAYGEETKDIITTNLGTGVVSTLVQLGLAINLFFTFPLMMQPVYEVVERRLCSSRYSVWVRWATVLVVTLVALLVPNFADFLSLVGSSVCVVLGFVLPSLFHLQAFKNELSITRIVVDVLVFLIGVMIAITGTWTAVHEILTSKA; encoded by the exons ATGAGGTACGATCAGGAAGCGGGATCGTCCTCCCATTCGCTGCCTTCGGGATCATCCTCCCATTCGCTGCCGCCGACGGAAGACACTCCTCTTTTGGGGCCTCGAACATTGTCGTCGCAGCCAAAAACCTTTGCAAATGTCTTCATCGCCATCGTCGGCGCCGGCGTGCTCGGACTTCCGTACACCTTCAAGAAGACTGGATGGCTCTTGGGCCTCCTCACACTCCTCTTCGTATCCTCCCTCACCTTCTTCTGTATGATGCTCCTCGTCCACACCCGCCGGAAACTCGAGTCCCTCTCCGGCTTCAACAGCATCACTTCTTTCGGAGATCTCGGCGAATCCGTCTGCGGCCCTGCCGGTCGTCTCGTCGTCGATGTTATGCTTGTCCTTTCCCAATCTGGCTTCTGCGTCAGTTACCTTATCTTCGTCGCCACCACAATGGCTAATCTCCTCAGCCGCGGCACCGAACATATTCTAGGCCTCGATGCTGCTTCCATTTACCTCTGGGGATGTTTCCCCTTTCAGCTGGGTCTCAACTCCATCCCATCGCTCACCCATCTCGCCCCTTTGAGTATATTCGCCGATATCGTGGACGTAGCCGCCACCTTAGTGGTTATGGTGCAGGATGTTTTCATCTTCCTGAAACGAAGACCTCCTTTGAGAGTCTTTGGAGgtgtctctgttttcttctacGGATTGGGAGTTGCGGTGTACGCATTTGAAGGGATCGGAATG GTTCTGCCACTGGAACTAGAGGCTAAATACAAAGACAAGTTCGGTAGAGCGCTGGGGCTAGCCATGGGCTTAATCTCGATCATGTACGGTGCGTTCGGGCTGCTAGGGTACATGGCTTACGGAGAGGAGACGAAAGacatcatcaccaccaacCTGGGGACAGGAGTGGTGAGCACTCTGGTGCAGCTGGGCTTAGCAATCAACCTCTTCTTCACATTCCCCCTTATGATGCAACCTGTCTACGAGGTCGTGGAACGCCGCCTTTGCAGCTCCCGTTACTCTGTATGGGTGCGCTGGGCCACTGTGCTGGTGGTCACGCTCGTGGCCCTGCTCGTCCCAAATTTTGCAGACTTCTTATCTCTGGTGGGGAGCAGCGTCTGCGTGGTGCTGGGCTTTGTCTTGCCATCACTATTTCACTTGCAGGCTTTCAAAAACGAGTTGAGCATCACAAGAATAGTGGTAGACGTTCTCGTTTTCCTCATTGGTGTTATGATAGCCATTACCGGGACCTGGACTGCAGTACATGAGATCCTGACATCCAAGGCCTGA
- a CDS encoding uncharacterized protein (unknown protein; BEST Arabidopsis thaliana protein match is: unknown protein (TAIR:AT2G17540.3); Has 30201 Blast hits to 17322 proteins in 780 species: Archae - 12; Bacteria - 1396; Metazoa - 17338; Fungi - 3422; Plants - 5037; Viruses - 0; Other Eukaryotes - 2996 (source: NCBI BLink).) — MEGVNVLTKEVDANGVPHPSTNVDYHLSILLASHLSNPDLTPQEIADASRCTAAAAAIAAKAARATADEKAAAAAKAVAAAKTALDLIASFPPNQGLVQDACLHKDKKMKKKHVAADLLFSKDDALPSKLQLGGVVSQGIVSNSSSSCQHKNDDQCAVPTCSRERLNTEHAVSKRVEFDGLGMELDTDRLNESVNGEGAKEEIQVTRKRGRPKSK, encoded by the coding sequence ATGGAAGGCGTCAATGTGCTGACAAAAGAGGTTGATGCTAATGGAGTTCCACATCCTTCCACCAATGTTGATTACCATCTTAGCATTCTTTTAGCTTCTCATTTGAGTAATCCAGATCTCACCCCTCAGGAGATTGCAGATGCTTCGAGATGTACTGCTGCCGCTGCTGCTATTGCTGCTAAGGCCGCCAGAGCTACTGCAGATGAGAAAGCCGCTGCTGCAGCAAAAGCCGTTGCTGCTGCTAAGACCGCTTTAGATTTGATTGCCTCCTTTCCTCCTAACCAGGGACTCGTACAAGACGCATGTCTCCACAAggacaagaagatgaagaagaagcatgttGCTGCTGACTTGTTGTTTTCCAAGGATGATGCATTACCCTCCAAGTTGCAACTTGGAGGCGTCGTCAGTCAGGGCATAgtttcaaactcttcttcgAGTTGTCAACATAAGAACGACGACCAGTGTGCGGTTCCCACATGCTCAAGAGAGAGGCTGAATACAGAGCATGCCGTTTCCAAGAGGGTGGAATTCGATGGCCTTGGCATGGAGTTAGATACCGATAGACTGAACGAATCTGTTAATGGAGAAGGAGCAAAAGAAGAGATTCAGGTGACTAGAAAAAGAGGGAGGCCAAAGTCCAAATGA
- a CDS encoding uncharacterized protein (Expressed protein; FUNCTIONS IN: nucleoside-triphosphatase activity, transferase activity, nucleotide binding, ATP binding; INVOLVED IN: biological_process unknown; CONTAINS InterPro DOMAIN/s: Protein of unknown function DUF265 (InterPro:IPR004948), ATPase, AAA+ type, core (InterPro:IPR003593); Has 418 Blast hits to 418 proteins in 173 species: Archae - 141; Bacteria - 87; Metazoa - 103; Fungi - 0; Plants - 42; Viruses - 0; Other Eukaryotes - 45 (source: NCBI BLink).): MAGTGKCLLVTGPPGVGKTTLIMRVLDMMRVSNPNLKIQGFYTQEMRERGQRVGFQVVTLDGRTSLLASSIVSSQESMTWPSVGKYKVDIASFESIALPELQVKDDTNLFIIDEVGKMEMFSPSFFPAVLNVLDSNVPLLASIPSPKFGRHLPEVARLKNQPGVNVISLSATNRDPMKEHIFDVFSGWLPKQ; the protein is encoded by the exons ATGGCAGGCACCGGGAAATGCCTTCTTGTCACCGGCCCTCCT GGTGTCGGAAAAACCACATTGATCATGAGAGTGTTGGATATGATGAGGGTTTCCAACCCTAACTTAAAAATCCAGGGTTTCTACACTC AAGAGATGAGGGAACGAGGACAAAGGGTTGGTTTTCAAGTGGTCACTTTGGATGGCCGCACAAGTTTGCTTGCTTCTTCTATTGTTTCTAG TCAAGAATCGATGACATGGCCTAGTGTTGGCAAGTACAAAGTGGACATTGCATCCTTCGAGTCTATAGCCTTGCCTGAGCTACAG GTCAAAGACGATACCAATCTTTTCATCATTGATGAAGTTGGCAAGATGGAGATGTTTAGTCCATCCTTTTTTCCGGCTGTCCTCAATGTTTTGGACTCCAACGTTCCTCTTCTTGCTTCCATTCCTAGCCCAAAATTTGGTCGACATCTTCCTGAAG TGGCAAGGTTGAAGAACCAACCGGGAGTGAATGTAATCTCCCTGAGTGCGACTAACAGAGATCCCATGAAAGAACATATCTTTGATGTTTTCTCTGGTTGGCTGCCCAAGCAATAG
- a CDS encoding uncharacterized protein (Expressed protein; FUNCTIONS IN: transferase activity, ATP binding; INVOLVED IN: biological_process unknown; LOCATED IN: mitochondrion; CONTAINS InterPro DOMAIN/s: Protein of unknown function DUF265 (InterPro:IPR004948); Has 35333 Blast hits to 34131 proteins in 2444 species: Archae - 798; Bacteria - 22429; Metazoa - 974; Fungi - 991; Plants - 531; Viruses - 0; Other Eukaryotes - 9610 (source: NCBI BLink).): MRERGQRVGFQVVTLDGRTSLLASSIVSSQESMTWPSVGKYKVDIASFESIALPELQVKDDTNLFIIDEVGKMEMFSPSFFPAVLNVLDSNVPLLASIPSPKFGRHLPEVARLKNQPGVNVISLSATNRDPMKEHIFDVFSGWLPKQ; the protein is encoded by the exons ATGAGGGAACGAGGACAAAGGGTTGGTTTTCAAGTGGTCACTTTGGATGGCCGCACAAGTTTGCTTGCTTCTTCTATTGTTTCTAG TCAAGAATCGATGACATGGCCTAGTGTTGGCAAGTACAAAGTGGACATTGCATCCTTCGAGTCTATAGCCTTGCCTGAGCTACAG GTCAAAGACGATACCAATCTTTTCATCATTGATGAAGTTGGCAAGATGGAGATGTTTAGTCCATCCTTTTTTCCGGCTGTCCTCAATGTTTTGGACTCCAACGTTCCTCTTCTTGCTTCCATTCCTAGCCCAAAATTTGGTCGACATCTTCCTGAAG TGGCAAGGTTGAAGAACCAACCGGGAGTGAATGTAATCTCCCTGAGTGCGACTAACAGAGATCCCATGAAAGAACATATCTTTGATGTTTTCTCTGGTTGGCTGCCCAAGCAATAG
- a CDS encoding uncharacterized protein (Expressed protein), translating into MTWPSVGKYKVDIASFESIALPELQVKDDTNLFIIDEVGKMEMFSPSFFPAVLNVLDSNVPLLASIPSPKFGRHLPEVARLKNQPGVNVISLSATNRDPMKEHIFDVFSGWLPKQ; encoded by the exons ATGACATGGCCTAGTGTTGGCAAGTACAAAGTGGACATTGCATCCTTCGAGTCTATAGCCTTGCCTGAGCTACAG GTCAAAGACGATACCAATCTTTTCATCATTGATGAAGTTGGCAAGATGGAGATGTTTAGTCCATCCTTTTTTCCGGCTGTCCTCAATGTTTTGGACTCCAACGTTCCTCTTCTTGCTTCCATTCCTAGCCCAAAATTTGGTCGACATCTTCCTGAAG TGGCAAGGTTGAAGAACCAACCGGGAGTGAATGTAATCTCCCTGAGTGCGACTAACAGAGATCCCATGAAAGAACATATCTTTGATGTTTTCTCTGGTTGGCTGCCCAAGCAATAG
- a CDS encoding uncharacterized protein (Expressed protein; FUNCTIONS IN: nucleoside-triphosphatase activity, transferase activity, nucleotide binding, ATP binding; INVOLVED IN: biological_process unknown; CONTAINS InterPro DOMAIN/s: Protein of unknown function DUF265 (InterPro:IPR004948), ATPase, AAA+ type, core (InterPro:IPR003593); Has 35333 Blast hits to 34131 proteins in 2444 species: Archae - 798; Bacteria - 22429; Metazoa - 974; Fungi - 991; Plants - 531; Viruses - 0; Other Eukaryotes - 9610 (source: NCBI BLink).), with product MAGTGKCLLVTGPPGVGKTTLIMRVLDMMRVSNPNLKIQGFYTQMRERGQRVGFQVVTLDGRTSLLASSIVSSQESMTWPSVGKYKVDIASFESIALPELQVKDDTNLFIIDEVGKMEMFSPSFFPAVLNVLDSNVPLLASIPSPKFGRHLPEGNSLSGIKHNY from the exons ATGGCAGGCACCGGGAAATGCCTTCTTGTCACCGGCCCTCCT GGTGTCGGAAAAACCACATTGATCATGAGAGTGTTGGATATGATGAGGGTTTCCAACCCTAACTTAAAAATCCAGGGTTTCTACACTC AGATGAGGGAACGAGGACAAAGGGTTGGTTTTCAAGTGGTCACTTTGGATGGCCGCACAAGTTTGCTTGCTTCTTCTATTGTTTCTAG TCAAGAATCGATGACATGGCCTAGTGTTGGCAAGTACAAAGTGGACATTGCATCCTTCGAGTCTATAGCCTTGCCTGAGCTACAG GTCAAAGACGATACCAATCTTTTCATCATTGATGAAGTTGGCAAGATGGAGATGTTTAGTCCATCCTTTTTTCCGGCTGTCCTCAATGTTTTGGACTCCAACGTTCCTCTTCTTGCTTCCATTCCTAGCCCAAAATTTGGTCGACATCTTCCTGAAGGTAATTCATTATCTGGAATCAAACATAATTATTGA
- a CDS encoding RNA-binding (RRM/RBD/RNP motifs) family protein (RNA-binding (RRM/RBD/RNP motifs) family protein; FUNCTIONS IN: RNA binding, nucleotide binding, nucleic acid binding; INVOLVED IN: biological_process unknown; LOCATED IN: cellular_component unknown; EXPRESSED IN: 24 plant structures; EXPRESSED DURING: 15 growth stages; CONTAINS InterPro DOMAIN/s: RNA recognition motif, RNP-1 (InterPro:IPR000504), Nucleotide-binding, alpha-beta plait (InterPro:IPR012677); BEST Arabidopsis thaliana protein match is: RNA-binding (RRM/RBD/RNP motifs) family protein (TAIR:AT3G20890.1); Has 3404 Blast hits to 1262 proteins in 140 species: Archae - 0; Bacteria - 0; Metazoa - 3009; Fungi - 18; Plants - 160; Viruses - 0; Other Eukaryotes - 217 (source: NCBI BLink).): MYGSRGAMFGSGGYEVGSKRQRMMQSNPYLAVGTGPTSFPPFGYAGGFPVVRLRGLPFNCADIDIFEFFAGLNIVDVLLVSKNGKFSGEAFVVFAGPMQVEIALQRDRHNMGRRYVEVFRCSKQDYYNAVAAEEGAYEYEVRASPPPTGPSRAKRFSEKEKLEYTEVLKMRGLPYSVNKPQIIEFFSGYKVIQGRVQVVCRPDGKATGEAFVEFETGEEARRAMAKDKMSIGSRYVELFPTTREEARRAEARSRQ; this comes from the exons ATGTACGGATCTAGGGG GGCCATGTTTGGGAGCGGGGGGTACGAGGTGGGatcaaagagacaaagaaTGATGCAATCAAATCCCTACTTGGCAGTTGGCACTGGACCTACCAGCTTTCCACCTTTTGGCTATGCCGGCGGATTCCCAGTCGTTCGCCTCAGGGGTCTTCCCTTCAACTGCGCTGACATTGACATCTTCGAGTTCTTTGCGGGCCTCAACATTGTCGATGTCCTGCTCGTCAGCAAAAACGGTAAATTCTCTGGGGAGGCCTTTGTGGTGTTTGCCGGCCCTATGCAAGTCGAGATTGCCTTGCAAAGGGACAGACACAATATGGGGAGGAGATACGTGGAAGTTTTCCGGTGCTCTAAGCAGGACTACTACAATGCGGTGGCTGCTGAGGAGGGAGCGTATGAGTATGAGGTACGTGCTAGCCCACCTCCCACCGGGCCATCCAGGGCAAAGAGGTTtagtgagaaagagaagcttgAGTACACAGAGGTTTTGAAGATGCGAGGCCTCCCTTACTCGGTGAACAAACCTCAAATCATAGAGTTTTTCAGCGGGTACAAGGTTATCCAAGGACGGGTACAGGTTGTGTGTCGGCCTGATGGGAAGGCCACGGGAGAGGCATTTGTGGAGTTTGAGACGGGGGAGGAGGCGAGGAGGGCAATGGCTAAGGACAAAATGTCGATTGGGTCAAGGTATGTGGAGTTGTTTCCAACTACACGTGAAGAGGCTCGAAGGGCTGAGGCCAGATCTAGGCAATGA
- a CDS encoding RNA-binding (RRM/RBD/RNP motifs) family protein (RNA-binding (RRM/RBD/RNP motifs) family protein; FUNCTIONS IN: RNA binding, nucleotide binding, nucleic acid binding; INVOLVED IN: biological_process unknown; LOCATED IN: cellular_component unknown; EXPRESSED IN: 24 plant structures; EXPRESSED DURING: 15 growth stages; CONTAINS InterPro DOMAIN/s: RNA recognition motif, RNP-1 (InterPro:IPR000504), Nucleotide-binding, alpha-beta plait (InterPro:IPR012677); BEST Arabidopsis thaliana protein match is: RNA-binding (RRM/RBD/RNP motifs) family protein (TAIR:AT3G20890.1).) — MQVEIALQRDRHNMGRRYVEVFRCSKQDYYNAVAAEEGAYEYEVRASPPPTGPSRAKRFSEKEKLEYTEVLKMRGLPYSVNKPQIIEFFSGYKVIQGRVQVVCRPDGKATGEAFVEFETGEEARRAMAKDKMSIGSRYVELFPTTREEARRAEARSRQ, encoded by the coding sequence ATGCAAGTCGAGATTGCCTTGCAAAGGGACAGACACAATATGGGGAGGAGATACGTGGAAGTTTTCCGGTGCTCTAAGCAGGACTACTACAATGCGGTGGCTGCTGAGGAGGGAGCGTATGAGTATGAGGTACGTGCTAGCCCACCTCCCACCGGGCCATCCAGGGCAAAGAGGTTtagtgagaaagagaagcttgAGTACACAGAGGTTTTGAAGATGCGAGGCCTCCCTTACTCGGTGAACAAACCTCAAATCATAGAGTTTTTCAGCGGGTACAAGGTTATCCAAGGACGGGTACAGGTTGTGTGTCGGCCTGATGGGAAGGCCACGGGAGAGGCATTTGTGGAGTTTGAGACGGGGGAGGAGGCGAGGAGGGCAATGGCTAAGGACAAAATGTCGATTGGGTCAAGGTATGTGGAGTTGTTTCCAACTACACGTGAAGAGGCTCGAAGGGCTGAGGCCAGATCTAGGCAATGA